The proteins below come from a single Isoptericola dokdonensis DS-3 genomic window:
- a CDS encoding hydroxymethylglutaryl-CoA reductase, whose protein sequence is MPDTATPIPTRWVGPIRVRGNAVSGEVEVPLATYETPLWPSVGRGARVSRLVEDGITVTVVDERMARSILLVAPDAATAYAASLDIQGRIGELQGLVSTQSRFAKLIEVRDEIVGNLLYLRLEFTTGDASGHNMVTQAADLILDHLLAADPRLSYGSVSGNFCTDKKVSAVNGLLGRGKNVVAEILIPADLVAKQLRTTAARVVELNTRKNLVGGIAAGSLRSANAHYANMLLAFYLATGQDAANIVEGSQGITYAEARGEDLYFSCTLPNLIVGTVGNGKDLPVVEDAMVRLGCREDREPGANARRLAALVAASVLCGELSLMAAQTNPGELMAAHLRLERRRQDAGSVA, encoded by the coding sequence ATGCCTGACACCGCCACCCCGATCCCCACCCGCTGGGTCGGGCCGATCCGCGTGCGCGGCAACGCCGTCTCCGGGGAGGTCGAGGTTCCCCTCGCCACGTACGAGACGCCGCTGTGGCCGTCCGTCGGCCGCGGTGCCCGGGTGTCGCGCCTCGTGGAGGACGGCATCACCGTCACCGTCGTGGACGAGCGCATGGCGCGCTCCATCCTGCTGGTGGCCCCCGACGCCGCCACCGCGTACGCCGCGTCCCTCGACATCCAGGGGCGGATCGGCGAGCTCCAGGGGCTCGTGTCCACCCAGAGCCGGTTCGCGAAGCTCATCGAGGTGCGCGACGAGATCGTCGGCAACCTGCTGTACCTGCGCCTGGAGTTCACCACCGGCGACGCCTCCGGGCACAACATGGTGACCCAGGCCGCCGACCTGATCCTCGACCACCTGCTCGCCGCGGACCCGCGCCTGTCGTACGGCTCGGTGTCGGGCAACTTCTGCACCGACAAGAAGGTCAGCGCCGTCAACGGGCTGCTGGGCCGCGGCAAGAACGTCGTCGCGGAGATCCTGATCCCCGCCGACCTCGTCGCCAAGCAGCTGCGCACCACCGCCGCGCGCGTCGTCGAGCTCAACACCCGCAAGAACCTCGTCGGCGGCATCGCCGCGGGCTCCCTGCGCTCCGCGAACGCGCACTACGCGAACATGCTGCTCGCGTTCTACCTCGCGACCGGCCAGGACGCCGCCAACATCGTCGAGGGTTCCCAGGGCATCACCTACGCCGAGGCCCGCGGCGAGGACCTGTACTTCTCCTGCACGCTGCCGAACCTCATCGTGGGGACCGTCGGCAACGGCAAGGACCTGCCCGTCGTCGAGGACGCCATGGTGCGCCTCGGCTGCCGTGAGGACCGTGAGCCCGGAGCCAACGCGCGCCGGCTCGCCGCCCTCGTCGCGGCGAGCGTGCTGTGCGGCGAGCTGTCGCTCATGGCCGCGCAGACCAACCCCGGCGAGCTCATGGCCGCGCACCTGCGGCTCGAGCGGCGCCGCCAGGACGCCGGTAGCGTCGCATGA
- the rpmG gene encoding 50S ribosomal protein L33, with protein MARHELRPVVKLRSTAGTGFTYVTRKNRRNDPDRMVLKKYDPVLRQHVDFREER; from the coding sequence ATGGCCCGCCACGAGCTGCGCCCCGTCGTCAAGCTGCGCTCGACCGCCGGCACGGGATTCACCTACGTGACCCGCAAGAACCGGCGCAACGACCCCGACCGGATGGTGCTCAAGAAGTACGACCCGGTCCTGCGCCAGCACGTCGACTTCCGCGAGGAGCGCTGA
- a CDS encoding CG0192-related protein yields the protein MAILHRATLAPTKTELIAAWLPHAPWFDGEVGSVEPVGAYRFDDPAGEVGIESHLVVVAGRTLHVPLTYRAAPLADAEEWLVGRTEHSVLGTRWVYDAVGDPVYVAELLRVIRDADGQVELLVETPDGPERREPTMDVRGTGGAVPADARVVVVREPGQAAGDLDGPALTGTWAGQPAPAMLAHLA from the coding sequence ATGGCGATCCTGCACCGGGCGACCCTCGCCCCGACCAAGACGGAGCTCATCGCGGCCTGGCTGCCTCACGCCCCCTGGTTCGACGGCGAGGTGGGGTCGGTCGAACCGGTCGGCGCGTACCGCTTCGACGACCCGGCGGGCGAGGTCGGGATCGAGTCCCACCTCGTCGTGGTCGCCGGGCGCACTCTCCACGTGCCGCTCACGTACCGGGCCGCCCCGCTGGCGGACGCCGAGGAGTGGTTGGTCGGCAGGACCGAGCACTCGGTGCTCGGTACCCGGTGGGTGTACGACGCCGTGGGCGACCCGGTGTACGTCGCCGAGCTGCTGCGTGTCATCCGTGACGCCGACGGCCAGGTGGAGCTCCTGGTCGAGACGCCGGACGGGCCGGAGCGACGTGAACCCACCATGGACGTGCGCGGCACCGGCGGGGCGGTGCCCGCCGACGCGCGGGTCGTCGTCGTGCGCGAGCCCGGACAGGCCGCAGGGGACCTGGACGGACCCGCGCTGACCGGCACGTGGGCGGGGCAGCCCGCCCCCGCGATGCTCGCCCACCTCGCCTGA
- the rpmB gene encoding 50S ribosomal protein L28, giving the protein MSARCQVLGTVPGFGHSISHSHVRTKRRWDPNIQKKRYWVPSLGRHVTLRVSAKGIRTIDRQGIDVVVARIRARGEKV; this is encoded by the coding sequence ATGTCCGCCCGCTGCCAGGTCCTCGGGACGGTCCCGGGGTTCGGCCACTCCATCTCGCACTCCCACGTGCGGACCAAGCGCCGGTGGGACCCGAACATCCAGAAGAAGCGCTACTGGGTGCCCTCGCTGGGACGCCACGTCACGCTGCGCGTCAGCGCCAAGGGCATCAGGACGATCGACCGCCAGGGCATCGACGTCGTGGTGGCCCGGATCCGCGCCCGAGGGGAGAAGGTCTGA
- the rpsN gene encoding 30S ribosomal protein S14, whose protein sequence is MAKKSKIAANERRAEVVARYAARRAALKEVVASPASTPEERAAAVMALQRQPRDASRVRLRNRDVVDGRPRAYFRAFGLSRIRLREMAHRGELPGVTKSSW, encoded by the coding sequence ATGGCCAAGAAGTCCAAGATCGCGGCCAACGAGCGTCGCGCCGAGGTCGTGGCCCGCTACGCCGCACGGCGCGCCGCGCTCAAGGAGGTCGTCGCGTCACCTGCGTCCACGCCCGAGGAGCGCGCCGCGGCCGTCATGGCGCTGCAGCGTCAGCCGCGGGACGCGAGCCGGGTCCGCCTGCGCAACCGCGACGTCGTCGACGGCAGGCCGCGGGCGTACTTCCGCGCGTTCGGTCTGTCCCGCATCCGGTTGCGCGAGATGGCCCACCGGGGCGAGCTGCCCGGTGTGACCAAGTCCAGCTGGTGA
- a CDS encoding helix-turn-helix transcriptional regulator, whose protein sequence is MENRAEVREFLTSRRAKLDPKDVGLPAGTNRRVAGLRRSEVATLAGVSVEYYTKLERGTISGASPEVLHAIAMALRMDDAERAHLFDLAQAASPVARPPRRRSPKRWTPHASLQWTLDAVTVGPAFVRNGRMDLLAANALGRAFYQDAYDMPGQPSNIARFTFLDRRAFDFYPDWDSFAEITVSILRTEAGRDPHNKALHDLVGELSTRNDEFRRLWGTHDVRHHGTGFKTFHHSVVGEMTLAYEGMELESEPGLTLTIYAAEPGSPSAERMQLLASWAASEERDAAAPAGDEQHTETGGRPSD, encoded by the coding sequence ATGGAGAACAGGGCAGAGGTGCGCGAGTTCTTGACCTCGCGCCGCGCGAAGCTCGACCCGAAGGACGTCGGACTACCTGCGGGCACGAACCGCCGGGTGGCCGGCCTGCGACGGAGCGAGGTCGCCACTCTCGCCGGCGTGAGCGTGGAGTACTACACCAAGCTGGAGCGCGGCACGATCAGCGGCGCTTCCCCGGAGGTCCTTCACGCGATCGCCATGGCGCTGCGGATGGACGACGCCGAGCGGGCACACCTGTTCGACCTGGCCCAGGCGGCGAGCCCCGTGGCTCGGCCGCCGCGCAGGCGCAGCCCGAAGCGCTGGACGCCCCACGCGAGCCTGCAGTGGACGCTGGATGCGGTCACGGTCGGCCCCGCCTTCGTACGCAACGGCCGCATGGACCTGCTGGCGGCGAACGCGCTGGGCCGAGCGTTCTACCAGGACGCCTACGACATGCCCGGCCAGCCGTCCAACATCGCCCGGTTCACCTTCCTGGACCGGCGCGCGTTCGACTTCTATCCGGACTGGGACTCCTTCGCCGAGATCACGGTGTCGATCCTGCGGACCGAGGCAGGTCGTGACCCGCACAACAAGGCGCTGCACGACCTGGTCGGGGAGCTGTCCACGCGGAACGACGAGTTCCGCCGCCTCTGGGGAACGCACGACGTGCGTCACCACGGCACCGGCTTCAAGACTTTTCACCACTCGGTCGTCGGCGAGATGACGCTGGCCTACGAGGGCATGGAACTGGAGTCCGAGCCGGGTCTGACCTTGACGATCTACGCCGCCGAGCCCGGGTCGCCGTCGGCCGAACGGATGCAGCTGCTCGCGTCCTGGGCGGCCAGCGAGGAGCGCGACGCCGCCGCGCCGGCCGGCGACGAGCAGCACACGGAGACCGGCGGCCGACCGTCCGACTGA
- a CDS encoding cyclophilin-like fold protein — protein MRLTPPGAAAATAAALTLTLAGCGPADEVRQDDSPPASAPATAPSPPSSGSASSDASSDGTGDEVVGTVVRFSGDDETVDVTIGEDSPATRDFLNMLPLTLDLEELNGREKIAYLPRDLEHDGSPGSDPEDGDLIYFVPWGNLGFYYDAEGIGYSDLTLHLGRYDAPLDDLERLEGEITVDVLP, from the coding sequence ATGAGACTCACACCCCCAGGCGCAGCCGCGGCGACAGCCGCAGCGTTGACGCTCACCCTCGCCGGGTGCGGACCTGCCGACGAGGTCAGACAGGACGACAGCCCACCAGCCTCCGCACCCGCCACCGCTCCCTCGCCGCCGAGCAGCGGGAGCGCCAGCTCGGATGCCAGCAGCGACGGCACCGGCGACGAGGTCGTGGGCACCGTCGTCCGGTTCTCCGGCGACGACGAAACGGTCGACGTCACGATCGGCGAGGACAGCCCGGCCACGCGCGACTTCCTGAACATGCTGCCGCTGACCTTGGACCTCGAGGAGCTCAACGGCCGGGAGAAGATCGCCTACCTGCCGCGCGACCTGGAGCATGACGGCTCGCCAGGATCAGATCCGGAGGACGGCGACCTCATCTACTTCGTGCCGTGGGGCAATCTCGGCTTCTACTACGACGCCGAGGGGATCGGATACTCCGACCTCACCCTGCACCTGGGCCGCTACGACGCTCCGCTCGACGATCTGGAGCGCCTCGAGGGCGAGATCACGGTGGATGTCCTTCCGTGA
- a CDS encoding hydroxymethylglutaryl-CoA synthase, protein MTTTPAPGPTHEATMIGISDLSLATGHHVLDLAQLAQANGTDPAKYRVGLGQDEMSVLAPDEDVVTLAASAALPLVQRHGTDRIRTLLVATESGVDQSKSVGVWVHRLLGLPSSVRTVELKQACYAGTAGLQAALGIVARDPRQQVLVVAADVARYDVDTAAEPTQGAGAVAMLVEADPALLAIDPVSGVHTADVDDFWRPNDHASAVVDGRLSVSAYLDALTGAWDDYRAQGGHGIEEFARFCYHQPFTRMATKAHRKLAQHTGAALDEALLEPTTRYNRRLGNSYTASLWAALASLLDDPTDLTGERIGLFSYGSGAVGELVTGVVRDGYRDHLRAEDNLRVLDERKPVDLATYRALHAAAGARGSEDHDVPVATSAPFRFAGVRNLARRYEGVAGA, encoded by the coding sequence ATGACCACCACTCCCGCACCCGGCCCGACCCACGAGGCGACGATGATCGGCATCAGCGACCTGTCCCTGGCCACCGGCCACCACGTCCTCGACCTCGCGCAGCTCGCGCAGGCGAACGGCACCGACCCCGCGAAGTACCGCGTCGGGCTCGGCCAGGACGAGATGAGCGTCCTGGCGCCCGACGAGGACGTCGTCACCCTCGCCGCCTCCGCGGCCCTGCCCCTCGTGCAGCGGCACGGCACGGACCGGATCCGCACCCTGCTGGTCGCCACCGAGTCCGGCGTCGACCAGTCGAAGTCCGTGGGCGTGTGGGTCCACCGCCTCCTCGGCCTGCCGTCGTCCGTGCGCACCGTGGAGCTGAAGCAGGCCTGCTACGCCGGGACCGCGGGCCTCCAGGCGGCGCTCGGCATCGTCGCGCGCGACCCGCGCCAGCAGGTGCTCGTCGTCGCTGCGGACGTCGCCCGCTACGACGTCGACACGGCCGCCGAGCCCACCCAGGGTGCCGGCGCCGTCGCCATGCTCGTCGAGGCCGACCCGGCGCTGCTGGCGATCGACCCCGTCTCGGGCGTGCACACCGCCGACGTCGACGACTTCTGGCGCCCCAACGACCACGCCTCCGCGGTGGTCGACGGCCGCCTGTCGGTCTCCGCGTACCTCGACGCCCTCACCGGCGCCTGGGACGACTACCGCGCCCAGGGCGGCCACGGGATCGAGGAGTTCGCGCGGTTCTGCTACCACCAGCCGTTCACGCGGATGGCCACCAAGGCGCACCGCAAGCTCGCCCAGCACACCGGCGCCGCCCTGGACGAGGCGCTGCTGGAGCCCACCACCCGGTACAACCGGCGGCTCGGCAACTCCTACACCGCGTCCCTGTGGGCCGCGCTCGCCTCGCTGCTCGACGACCCCACCGACCTCACCGGTGAGCGCATCGGCCTGTTCTCCTACGGGTCGGGCGCCGTCGGCGAGCTCGTCACCGGCGTGGTGCGCGACGGCTACCGCGACCACCTGCGCGCCGAGGACAACCTCCGGGTGCTCGACGAGCGCAAGCCCGTCGACCTCGCCACGTACCGTGCGCTGCACGCTGCCGCGGGCGCCCGCGGCAGCGAGGACCACGACGTCCCCGTCGCCACCTCCGCGCCGTTCCGGTTCGCCGGGGTCCGCAACCTCGCCCGGCGGTACGAGGGTGTCGCCGGGGCCTGA
- a CDS encoding SDR family NAD(P)-dependent oxidoreductase — translation MALVLVTGASTGLGLATALELADHGHDVVLHARRRDRLDGVGAAADRVRGVVLGDLAEHEEVSDVADQANSFGRFDAVVHNAGTMDGPDVFAVNVLAPYQLTASMPLPARAIFLSSSMHLSGRPDVHLVDGRGGTYSDSKLLVTTFALALAARHPEMLSHAADPGWVPTRMGGASAPDDLAEGHRTQAWLATAPETELSPRTGGYWHHRAAIRPHPAALDDAFQQELLDALAARTGRALPAPISEARGATSQTSEPTRRRGA, via the coding sequence TTGGCTCTCGTCCTTGTCACGGGCGCGTCGACCGGGCTCGGTCTCGCGACCGCTCTCGAGCTCGCGGACCACGGGCACGATGTCGTCCTGCACGCCCGCAGACGCGACCGGCTGGACGGCGTCGGCGCAGCAGCGGATCGGGTGCGGGGCGTCGTGCTCGGTGACCTCGCCGAGCACGAGGAGGTGTCGGACGTGGCGGACCAGGCGAACTCGTTCGGACGCTTCGACGCCGTCGTTCACAACGCCGGCACGATGGACGGCCCCGACGTGTTCGCCGTCAACGTCCTGGCCCCGTACCAGCTCACGGCTTCCATGCCGCTCCCCGCCAGGGCGATCTTCCTCTCCAGCTCCATGCACCTCTCCGGCAGACCAGACGTCCACCTGGTCGACGGTCGTGGCGGGACGTACTCCGACAGCAAGCTCCTGGTCACCACCTTCGCGTTGGCCCTCGCGGCCCGGCATCCGGAGATGCTCTCGCACGCAGCCGACCCGGGCTGGGTGCCCACCCGGATGGGTGGTGCCTCCGCGCCGGACGATCTCGCCGAGGGCCACCGCACCCAGGCATGGCTCGCGACCGCACCCGAGACGGAGCTCAGCCCCCGCACCGGTGGGTACTGGCACCACCGCGCGGCGATACGCCCGCACCCGGCGGCCCTCGACGACGCGTTCCAGCAGGAGCTTCTCGACGCGCTCGCCGCGCGCACGGGCCGTGCTCTGCCTGCCCCGATCTCGGAAGCGCGAGGAGCGACCTCGCAGACGTCAGAGCCCACGCGTCGCCGAGGCGCGTGA
- a CDS encoding GTP-binding protein codes for MSAFPHDHSPDDEPVALSLLVSVDPVLQQAAVSGLSLDAPGTVTVRLDLATDDGTLRRVVMDADGVLEDERVALEHTCLSCCVREDAVPTLRRLAADGRWTAVVLALPTTAEPLPVTRALEVETSPGGTLARCRLATTFAVADLDTLEDDLLGAELCGERGLELAEDDERSVGEALAAQLEQVDLVVTTGTCATGSGLVDRLRGPGTRRLDGLHGLRAADLAAGRHDAVAAERRAHPLSAPGAMTARPEVRAADRSWTLVLTAARPLHPERLLDRVEDLGTGPVRARGVFRVANRPDSACLWDGAGGQTCLADLGTWDQVAAGAEPTTRLCVVGAGDPADADRLRRRIVTAFDAVVTTPQEVADGGLAWLGAHDVLAPWLGDRTPA; via the coding sequence TTGTCCGCATTCCCCCACGACCACTCACCCGACGACGAGCCCGTGGCCCTCAGCCTGCTGGTGTCCGTCGACCCGGTGCTGCAGCAGGCGGCCGTCTCGGGGCTCTCGCTCGACGCACCCGGGACGGTCACCGTCCGCCTGGACCTCGCGACCGACGACGGGACCCTGCGCCGCGTCGTCATGGACGCCGACGGCGTCCTCGAGGACGAACGGGTCGCCCTGGAGCACACCTGCCTGTCCTGCTGCGTCCGCGAGGACGCTGTGCCCACGCTGCGCCGCCTCGCCGCCGACGGCCGCTGGACCGCCGTCGTCCTGGCCCTGCCCACGACCGCGGAGCCCCTGCCCGTCACCCGCGCGCTGGAGGTGGAGACCTCCCCCGGCGGGACGCTGGCCCGCTGCCGGCTGGCCACGACCTTCGCCGTCGCCGACCTCGACACCCTCGAGGACGACCTGCTCGGCGCAGAGCTCTGCGGGGAGCGCGGGCTCGAACTCGCCGAGGACGACGAACGGTCCGTCGGGGAGGCGCTGGCGGCCCAGCTCGAGCAGGTCGACCTCGTCGTCACGACCGGCACCTGCGCCACCGGGTCCGGCCTGGTCGACCGCCTCCGCGGCCCCGGCACCCGTCGCCTCGACGGGCTGCACGGGCTGCGCGCGGCCGATCTGGCGGCCGGCAGGCACGACGCCGTCGCTGCGGAGCGTCGCGCGCACCCGCTGTCGGCCCCCGGTGCCATGACGGCGCGCCCGGAAGTCCGGGCGGCCGACCGCAGCTGGACGCTCGTGCTGACCGCCGCCCGGCCGCTCCACCCCGAACGGCTGCTCGACCGCGTGGAGGACCTCGGCACCGGGCCCGTCCGGGCCCGCGGCGTGTTCCGCGTGGCGAACCGTCCGGACTCCGCGTGTCTGTGGGACGGCGCCGGCGGACAGACCTGCCTCGCCGATCTCGGCACATGGGACCAGGTCGCCGCCGGCGCGGAGCCGACGACGCGACTGTGCGTCGTCGGTGCGGGCGATCCCGCCGACGCCGACCGGTTGCGCCGCCGGATCGTCACCGCGTTCGACGCGGTCGTGACCACCCCGCAGGAGGTCGCCGACGGTGGCCTCGCCTGGCTCGGGGCGCACGACGTGCTCGCCCCCTGGCTGGGCGACCGGACCCCTGCCTGA
- a CDS encoding RidA family protein: MSTRPEPVDPPQVPRSPAFAQGMILPAGRTLYVGGQNGIDEHGTLLKGLGPQTEQALRNVLAVLAEAGTDAEHVAKLTIFLTAGVDPDDAYAASADVWRQRTAVTVVSVPMSRPGVLVEIEAVAAVPER, translated from the coding sequence ATGAGCACCCGCCCCGAACCCGTCGACCCGCCGCAGGTCCCCCGCAGCCCCGCCTTCGCCCAGGGCATGATCCTGCCTGCGGGCCGCACCCTGTACGTGGGCGGCCAGAACGGGATCGACGAGCACGGCACCCTGCTCAAGGGCCTCGGGCCGCAGACGGAGCAGGCGCTGCGCAACGTGCTGGCCGTGCTGGCGGAGGCCGGCACCGACGCCGAGCACGTCGCGAAGCTGACGATCTTCCTCACCGCCGGGGTCGACCCGGACGACGCCTACGCCGCGTCGGCGGACGTGTGGCGGCAGCGCACGGCCGTCACCGTCGTGTCGGTACCGATGTCCCGGCCCGGCGTGCTCGTCGAGATCGAGGCCGTCGCCGCCGTCCCGGAGCGCTGA
- a CDS encoding MFS transporter, with translation MVAWIVASGTAPVPAHPATRPLPRTPLPSEGPCPVMSEASTPSATETSRLPLLIYVLAAGVFLMGTAEFIVAGILPEIATDLGVSVADAGLMITVFAVGMIVGTPLMAIATLKLQRRLALSLSLVVFAIGHLVVALASSFPLVLGMRFVTALATGAFWAVAAVVAAKAVGPRRSSRALGIVLGGGMLANVIGVPLGAFAGQSVGWRGPFWALAALALVAVVPILKQVPIESGNAPVPSVKAEIAGLRDLRIWLVLGGAAIVCGSSLAAYSFISPLLTENTGMAPSAVPLVLLAYGVGALIGSNLGGALGTHRPYGVLFTAAAATFLVLVGLALFSHSPTATVLLVFLLGLFGMSTNPILIGKAVGYADEAPTLASALSTSAFNVGTAVGSWIGGIALESALGATGPVVVGAAIAALYFLPLSALVVRDRRAARESVVDAPTGEPDTVEA, from the coding sequence GTGGTCGCATGGATCGTGGCCAGCGGCACGGCCCCCGTCCCGGCTCATCCGGCCACGCGGCCCCTGCCCCGCACTCCGCTCCCGTCCGAAGGACCCTGCCCCGTCATGTCCGAAGCATCCACTCCTTCCGCCACCGAGACCTCCCGGCTGCCGCTGCTGATCTATGTCCTCGCGGCCGGGGTGTTCCTGATGGGCACCGCCGAGTTCATCGTCGCCGGCATCCTCCCCGAGATCGCGACCGACCTCGGCGTCAGCGTCGCCGACGCGGGCCTGATGATCACCGTCTTCGCTGTCGGGATGATCGTCGGGACCCCCCTGATGGCGATCGCGACGCTCAAGCTGCAGCGCCGCCTCGCGCTCTCGCTGTCGCTGGTGGTGTTCGCGATCGGTCACCTCGTCGTCGCGCTGGCCTCGAGCTTCCCGCTGGTCCTCGGCATGCGCTTCGTGACGGCCTTGGCCACCGGTGCGTTCTGGGCCGTGGCTGCCGTCGTCGCCGCCAAGGCAGTTGGACCACGGCGCAGCTCCCGCGCGCTCGGCATCGTCCTGGGCGGGGGGATGCTCGCCAACGTCATCGGCGTCCCGCTCGGCGCGTTCGCCGGTCAGTCCGTCGGCTGGCGCGGCCCGTTCTGGGCGCTGGCAGCTCTCGCGCTGGTCGCCGTCGTGCCCATCCTCAAGCAGGTGCCCATCGAGTCCGGCAACGCCCCGGTGCCCTCGGTCAAGGCCGAGATCGCCGGCCTTCGTGACCTGCGGATCTGGCTCGTCCTCGGCGGCGCGGCCATCGTCTGCGGCTCCTCGCTCGCCGCATACAGCTTCATCTCTCCGCTGCTCACAGAGAACACCGGCATGGCCCCGTCCGCCGTCCCGCTGGTGCTGCTCGCCTACGGCGTCGGCGCGCTGATCGGCTCCAACCTCGGCGGCGCCCTCGGTACGCACCGCCCCTACGGCGTGCTCTTCACCGCCGCCGCCGCGACCTTCCTGGTTCTGGTCGGCCTGGCTCTCTTCTCGCACTCGCCGACCGCCACCGTCCTCCTGGTGTTCCTGCTGGGCTTGTTCGGCATGTCGACCAACCCGATCCTCATCGGCAAAGCCGTCGGATACGCCGACGAAGCGCCCACGCTCGCCTCCGCGCTGAGCACCTCGGCGTTCAACGTCGGCACCGCGGTCGGGTCCTGGATCGGCGGGATCGCCCTCGAGTCGGCCCTCGGCGCGACCGGACCGGTCGTCGTGGGAGCGGCGATCGCGGCGCTGTACTTTCTGCCGCTGAGCGCCCTGGTCGTCAGGGACCGGCGCGCGGCACGCGAGTCCGTGGTTGACGCTCCGACCGGCGAGCCGGACACCGTCGAGGCGTGA
- the ykgO gene encoding type B 50S ribosomal protein L36 produces the protein MKVRSSLRSLKLAPGSKVVRRRGKTYVINKQNPRYKARQG, from the coding sequence ATGAAGGTCCGGTCGTCGCTCCGCTCGCTCAAGCTCGCCCCCGGCTCGAAGGTGGTGCGCAGACGCGGCAAGACCTACGTCATCAACAAGCAGAACCCGCGGTACAAGGCCCGCCAGGGCTGA
- a CDS encoding SDR family NAD(P)-dependent oxidoreductase, giving the protein MVSTIAIIGAGPGLGRATALRFGREGFAVALISRTQANVDQLATELEEVGVTARGYAADARDPHALRAALDAAAADLGPIEVLQYSPVPARDFMKPVLETTAEDLVGPVEQSVYGPVTAVQHVLPGLRELGRGTILFINGGSAVTPNGNVTGTSVAFAAESAYGQMLHDALAPEGIHVAQLIIPRGIGGGEPDHEPGALADRIFSLHRDRGVFRTFVGEEDA; this is encoded by the coding sequence ATGGTGAGCACGATCGCGATCATCGGAGCGGGCCCCGGACTCGGGCGGGCCACCGCGCTGCGCTTCGGCCGCGAGGGGTTTGCCGTCGCGCTGATCTCCCGCACCCAGGCCAACGTGGACCAGCTCGCCACCGAGCTCGAGGAGGTGGGCGTCACGGCCCGCGGCTACGCGGCGGACGCCCGCGACCCGCACGCGCTGCGCGCGGCCCTCGACGCCGCGGCCGCCGACCTCGGCCCGATCGAGGTCCTGCAGTACAGCCCGGTGCCGGCGCGGGACTTCATGAAGCCGGTGCTGGAGACCACCGCCGAGGATCTCGTCGGCCCGGTCGAGCAGTCGGTGTACGGGCCGGTGACCGCGGTCCAGCACGTCCTGCCCGGGCTGCGCGAGCTCGGCCGCGGCACCATCCTCTTCATCAACGGCGGCAGCGCCGTGACCCCGAACGGGAACGTGACGGGCACCTCGGTGGCGTTCGCCGCAGAGAGCGCCTATGGGCAGATGCTGCACGACGCACTCGCGCCCGAAGGGATCCACGTGGCGCAGCTGATCATCCCGCGCGGCATCGGTGGCGGAGAGCCCGACCACGAACCGGGCGCCCTCGCTGACCGCATCTTCTCGCTGCACCGCGACCGCGGGGTGTTCCGTACCTTCGTCGGCGAAGAGGACGCGTGA